AGCGGTATTTCGAACTGGTGAAACGCTTCCGTCACCCATTCTTCGGGCGAGCGGGCCGGCTCCTGCGAAATCCAGAATCGGGTGAAATCAGTGCTGTTGACCCTTGCGATGTCGTCGTCGAACCCGGCAGGAACGGCCTCCACAAGATGCGCTACGGCCTGCGCCCGACTGGCAAGTTCCGTCCGCACGGTCGTATAGAGATCGGTGCGGAACTTATCCCACGAAATACCCAGGCCGATGAATTGCGACACGAAGAGCGCAAGCAACATCGACACGAGTAGCTGAATCGAGAGGCTCTTTCGCCAGAAGGTCAGGAGACGCTTCACAATGCCGAGACCTCCGGCATGAAGCTGTAGCCACCGCCGCGATGAGTCTGGATGATCGAAGGGTTCTTCGGATCGCATTCGATCTTGCGGCGCAGCCGGCTGACCTGGTTGTCGATCGAACGATCGAACGGTTCCGCCTCGCGTCCCGCCGTCAGGTCGAGCAACTGGTCTCTGGTCAAAACGATGCCCGGACGTTCGACGAAGACCTTCAACAGCCGGAACTCGGCCGTGGAAAGCGGGATGCCGACGCCGTCCTCACCTTGCAGTTCCCGTCGTCCGAAATTGAGCACCCACCGATCGAAACGCATCGACCCGGTGCGCCGGACGGATCTTTGCGGCGGCAGGCTGTTTGCCCTGCGCAGCACGGCCTTGATCCGCGCCAAAAGTTCTCGTGAGGAGAAGGGCTTGACGAGATAGTCGTCAGCGCCGAGTTCAAGGCCGATTACGCGATCCGTCTCGTCGGCTTTCGCAGTCAGAAAAATGATCGGCACGTTGGCGCCCGCCCCCGCACGAAGTTCGCGGCATAAGGTAAGGCCGTCTTCTCCGGGCATCATGATGTCGAGCACGACGATGTCGGGCGCGCCTCTTTCGAA
This portion of the Mesorhizobium sp. CAU 1732 genome encodes:
- a CDS encoding response regulator, giving the protein MEPVPHIAVVDDHRDIRDLVGKYLHQQGYRVSTAENGTALRRLFERGAPDIVVLDIMMPGEDGLTLCRELRAGAGANVPIIFLTAKADETDRVIGLELGADDYLVKPFSSRELLARIKAVLRRANSLPPQRSVRRTGSMRFDRWVLNFGRRELQGEDGVGIPLSTAEFRLLKVFVERPGIVLTRDQLLDLTAGREAEPFDRSIDNQVSRLRRKIECDPKNPSIIQTHRGGGYSFMPEVSAL